The following are encoded in a window of Astyanax mexicanus isolate ESR-SI-001 chromosome 6, AstMex3_surface, whole genome shotgun sequence genomic DNA:
- the il11a gene encoding interleukin-11: protein MFCVFFFLPTIITTLINNSTNLLTYSSSYLLFFSTYLFVRFPGSGQNMKLLLDSSSSLLFSVLLAQLPLLTSALPAQSRRHPHSHADLDKLTNQTRHLQKLTHDLINDHELDSVIDHHRFKSLPAINGRANDLSSLELKTTLSQLHTDLKSFEHHFEWLNKVTKKHQHSTAPKLGEMISHIKSLINSLQRQMSRVDAQRNPVPSPSLPPHPTSHWEMDQSSQELLQRFRLYCDWATRAFLSLKSKTQA, encoded by the exons ATGTTCTGCGTGTTTTTTTTCCTGCCCACAATAATAACCACATTAATTAACAACAGCACTAATTTATTAACCTACTCCTCGtcgtatttattatttttttctacatatttATTTGTGCGTTTCCCAGGATCTGGACAAAATATGAAAC tgcTGCTTGACTCCTCCTCCTCGCTGCTCTTCTCTGTGCTATTGGCTCAGTTGCCACTGCTGACATCAGCCTTACCTGCCCAGTCGCGGCGGCACCCACACAGCCATGCTGACCTGGACAAGCTGACCAATCAGACGAGGCACCTGCAGAAGCTAACCCATGACCTGATC AACGACCACGAGTTAGACTCGGTGATCGACCACCACAGGTTCAAGTCTCTTCCAGCGATCAATGGCCGAGCCAACGACCTCAGCTCATTGGAG TTGAAGACCACTCTCTCACAGCTCCATACTGACCTAAAGTCTTTCGAGCATCACTTTGAATGGCTAAACAAAGTGACAAAAAAGCACCAACACAGCACAGCGCCGAAGCTGGGAGAGATGATCTCACACATTAAAAGTCTGATCAACTCACTACAACGCCAG ATGTCGCGAGTGGATGCCCAGCGGAACCCGGTgccatctccctctctccctcctcatCCCACGTCCCACTGGGAGATGGACCAGTCATCCCAGGAGCTCCTGCAGAGGTTCCGGCTGTACTGTGACTGGGCGACAAGAGCTTTCCTTAGCCTCAAGTCCAAAACGCAGGCGTGA